CTAtattatcttttgttttttcaatggCAAGGTTTATTACTATTATTCAAGGCCTTTATGCGCCAGTTGttcctcttttttccccttttggttCTTTCCCTTAAGAAGTGTTCAATTTTTTTAAGCTTTGGGTATCAATAATTTATAGTAGCCGTTTAGGTGTCTTTATCATCAGTTTTAAGTTTTAACTCAAGACTCATCTCCTGTCTAGGCAACCTTTAGATTTCCATCCTATGGGAAGGGTGATTGTGTTAAATCTCAATCATCCATTTAGATTGGAGAGGCTTCTAAGTGGTcgtttgcctttttttttctttttgaagtcttcaaacgtcctctctcaacctctacccagaaaaaaaagaaaaaaaacaaaattcccCTCTCAccctaaaaataataataataatattaaaagaaaaattccaaaCGAGAGGGATGGCATACAAACTTGCGTAAAATTAGCATCATACATGCAAAAAATGCGAAGATGTTTCAATGGATTAAGAACCATATACAAATGATCCACACATTAAATGAGGAGAGGTATGTGAGGGGGCATGTTTTAGTTAGACGGTTGATTGCATGTTCGCCTCGATCCTAAGATGTATTGGACATTTGTTTACTATACGGCACTCTTATGGAGAAAGACAATGTAGTGACATGTTTTATGTTGTGGTTAAGTGGTGTTTTGGGCGTAAGCAACTCCTCATGTTTAAAGAATCCTTTCAaaaaaatagggagaaaaaaaaatgtaaaaacagAACCATGCCTATTTGAAATACAAGTGGATATAAAAAGACTGGTGTTACCCACTCAAATGCCACTACATGACCTCTCATTGGACAAATCAACATGTTGATATAGTGATCATGCAAGCGAACAAGGTTTTCTTGCTAAAAAATATGTAAGGGATAATTTTCCTTCAGTCATCGTTAAAGAAGGTAAAGAAAGAATGAGATAAAATTAGAGGGTATTACGTGCCTGTATCTTATTGAAGTTGATTATGATCCGTAATTTTCGTACATTTTCCTGCCCTGGGACAAATTTCCACAAAAATACGATGCAAGGAAAATGTCATTACATTGGAAAAGGACATAGATGTAAATCAACGGTCCGTCTAGAGAAAGCTTTCCATTATCTGCACTGATTCCAAGAAACATTTCTCTATGACCATATTATCTTCTCGCAGGCTTTTGCTTTATCCTCAGTTCCTCCTCATCCACTTTACTCAGCCTCTAGGCTCTCTCCCGTCTCTCCACGCGGACCTCGCCTCCTCGACGACCTATCTACCCCATCGGAAGAAGGGATCAGTTTTATTTTAAGAGTTCTTCCATTTCCTCTATTTCATCTTCATTTTGATCGCTTTGAAGCTCATCCAACCTATATCTTCAACTCCAAGCTTCGTCTTCCCCTGTAATCTCACTATTTaaagaatttattttctctcgATAAAGCCAACTCAATCTACCGGAGTTTCCTTTATCTTGAGAAACTCATGTGATCTGCAACAAAGAACGGCGGATTTTGAAATTTCCAGAGGTACACAGCTTGTGGAGTTCTCAATTTTAAggtatgatgcatgattgttaTGAACCAAATCAAAAGTTATGATCTCCGCTATGTATGCGTTTTCTGTGCGAATACATTGGAGCCTCATGATTAGCTAAAGTTTCTGCTAACGTTTCTCTGGTTCCATGCTTTATTTGTGATCTTCGATGTTTGCTATGTGAATGATAAACACTACGACTCTAGGAGTTCCCTGGTTTTAATTTTGTGTGGTTCGATTGGTGGCTccgcaagtttttttttttttttcctactatctATATCGCTATGCTACTGTTGTGCTGTGGTAATTCTATTGCGCTTTCCGGCACACTTCCTAGGGTGTTTAGTTGAGACGGTTGAACTGTGAAGACAGATCCCGTTTTCAGCCTCTGAATATGTTATGCGTCATTTCAATTGGTCACGTTGCTAAGAGGCCACTAGAAAGTGTGATGCCTGAGTTGAGCTGTTGATTTTATTTGGAAATTTGTTTTCAATCGTCTTAATCTTCTTCCCTTCATCATATTTCTATCTTCCCCACTCAGGCACCGTTGGAAGTCTAGAGGTGTGTGCCCTTGATTCTGTTTGtgtctctctctgttttttattgtttgaattttGGAATCTCTTTTCAGCATTCTATATTATCTGTATCTTTTTACTTATTATGTTGTTCTGCCATAAATATGAAAGGTGGCCGGATGGGAACCCTACAAGGATCCGTTGTTTGCCCTACAGTTCGTTCAAAGCAAGTTGGAGCTTTTACTCTGCCAGTGAATGGGTCTTTCATGAAGGCCAGGACTTTTAGAAGTGGATTCTGGGGCTTGAAGGGGGGATTGAGAGATGGAGTTAAGGTGAGAACTTTTCTCCATCAGGGCCATAAGGAGAAGTGCTGGACAGTGCACTGTAGTTTCAGTTCTTCCTCAAATGGTAATGGTAGCATGGCAGATAATTTCAACGAGAACGATGAAGAATACGTAAACTCCAGCGTGGTTGAAGCCGGTATGCTTGTGTAATGATCAGCCTATGTTTctgttttcacttttcattcCATCAAGAGgtggattttccctttttctgtttcttggTTTTATATTTGTCACATGGGTCTAGATGTAGATAACTTATCGAGGAAGTACAATTTTTACTCTTAAATTTCCTAGTTATAGTTCATATATAAGTTTATGGCTTATTTTATTATGTGCAATTTGTTAATCTTACTGTTGTCCACTACTTTGTATATATGCCGATTGATTTTTGCTAGTTGTTTCCAAATGGCCAATGCACCATAAACTGAATACTTTGACTTTGACAATCATACAGTTGAGGTAAAAAGTGGCCCAGATGGGTTCATGATAAAGATGCGAGATGGTAGGCACATAAGGTGTGTTCATAACATTCCACAGGGTGGTCATCTACCAGATTATGCCCCACATCCTGCTATTGTACTAAAGATTGAGGATGGAAGTGATCTTTTTCTTCCAATAATTGTCAGTACGTATATATCCTTGGAGGTGGTCAGAATTTAATTGTCTTGGAATCTCGGTTATTTTGTACTCCATGTTTTACTTTGTttccttcttattcttctttttttgtttgtttactTCTTATGATTGATGATTTACCTTGATTGTAGTGGAGATGCCAAGTGTTATGCTTATGGCTGCAGTTCGCAATGTTCAAATTGTATGTCTACtgcttcttttgggagtcttgTGATAACCTCTGCTGTTAATAAGTTGAAGCTTGCTACTGTCTAGAAGTATTTTGTTAAATAagcaattttttattattataccACAGGGTAGGCCCACTTTATATCATGTAGTGAAGGAAATGATCGAGAAGATGGGATATGTGGTATGTTTATGCTGTATTCCCCTTTGACTTCCATCATTTATTTTTACCTGTATAAGGTCTGtcattttggattttgactgtGATATTGCCATTTTGTTATGCCAATNNNNNNNNNNNNNNNNNNNNNNNNNNNNNNNNNNNaaaaaaaaaaaaaaccttcaacTGCAGGTAAAGCTTGTTCGAGTAACAAAGAGGGTACATGAGGCATATTTTGCTCAGTTATACCTTACAAAGGCATGCTCCTACTTAACATTTCTGTGTTCTTTAGCTAGCTTGCAGAATAGAAGAGAATTCGAATTGGAGTAAATGCTGGTTGACAATATTTcggatgattttacaggttggTGAGGGAACAGAATGTGTTAGCTTTGACCTCCGACCTTCAGATGCCATTAACATTGCAGTGAGATGCCAGGTATTTCATTCGGAATTTTCGAATacatttatgtttattttttattatttataattccaTATTTTAAAAACTTTAAGATATTTTTATTGTTGTGAAGATTGAGTAGCCGCAAGGCCACACTATATGTAAGAACAGCTTAAAGGGTCAAAAATCAAAATGGTAGGTCAACTAGACTCTATGGTTAATGGAAGGGAATATTTAGAGAAtcgagaaaaaaataaatgaaatcaagCAAGGTGTAATATGCTGTTAAGTAAAAGTTAGAAGACCTTGAAGTCTTGGAGTGAATAATAGGGAGCTTGAAAGCTGGAATTGGTACAATTCTTAGTAGCCTGTGACCAAGAGAACTTATTCCTTTTTTGGTTCTTGATCAAAGTACACAATTGGTTCATGTGGTGATGTTGATGCTATTCTTTGATTAAGAATGATCTAGATTGTGGACCGAAGGTTTGTCTAAGGAAGATACAGAAGAATGGATCCAAAaaccaagaaggaaaattaGTCAAGAGAAGAGACAGAGGAGCATTAGCTATACAACACAACCAATCAGGATAAAATTAACGAAACTACAATGCTGCTGCCTTCCAGACATCCaagactaaagaaaataaagccaACTATTACCCCTAACTGATCGTAGCTATGGACCCAAAATAGAAGGCTGCCCGTTAGCTTCGACTCCTTGGAAATGGGCTCCTGAGATATAATCTTGGCTTAAATGGTGGCACACTATTGTCAGTCCTTTGCAATGCCATTGCAACATTGTAGTCTCATTGCCCACCTCCTCTGCCCCATTCAACTGCATTAAATTCAATTTGATATCCATCAGCCCATGTGGCATTTTCTGAACAGTAATTGTGGGCTTGCAAATTAGTTTAACCAGTATGCTAAACGGATGCCTTTACATTTTCAATGTCCCTACATATATGCCATACATGTACAAATATTAAAGCGGAGAACAAAATTTTATACCACACAGGTATCTAGTCTTTTTGTTTACTGGTTCTTGTCTACATTCAGTGTTATGGATTTCAAAAGTAGTATCATCCTCTTTTCCTCGGTCAATTCTTTTTATCTGTCAGCCCTGCATGCACAAACTTTGTTCCACGCTATCACTCTTCTGTTGTTTCCCATCCCCTTTCCTTTCTGGGTGCTCAAAGCTTGTGCATGCATTTGATTGTTTTTTGCTGCATGGGCTGATTTTTCAGATCTAATGCAGGTGCCCATACAGGTCAACAAGTACTTGGTGTCCAGTGATGGAATGAGGATTGTTGAACCTGCAAAGCTGGCAGCACAGCCACCTCTTTCAGATGGCTTATTGTTCACAGAACTTGATAGGTAAAATTTAGGATGGAATGAGAACAAAAACTTGTATTTGGTGTAGAATTACCTTAAAAAATTTGTGGGGCAGCTCTATGTCCTTTCTAAAGAAGTCCAAGAACCTATGTGTGCTATTTATCTTAATACTTCAACATCCATCAAATAATCTTTCAGAAAAGCCTTtgcagaaaagggaaaaaaaaaaaaaaaatgaaacNNNNNNNNNNNNNNNNNNNNAATGAAACTTGGATACAACCAtcaccaccccctccccccaccttcataaccttatcccaactaaatagggtcggctacatggataaTAACACTTGTGATTAGTGTAAAATATTAAGGTTACTCTTGGGCAGAAAAGCTAGCAATTAGcctgtcttttatttttttgtgttttgtgcATCTACTTGTGTGGTGTGTTAGCAAGTCATGACTAGAAAATGAGGTCTGATGTAAGTAATGTTTGCAGGCCTGGCGGTCAGCCTTGTGTTGAAACCAAAGAGTTTGATCTGGTCCGCAACATGCTAATTGCTGCTGTTGAAGAACGTTACAGAGATGCAGGTATGCTTTGTAATCATTTACTGGCTGTACATTTCCTTTGCATGGGTTGTTAACCTTCGTCTTTTGAGTAGTGTTCAGGAGTGGTAGTTTCAATTTATGGAGAAAGTGAACAGGAAATATCACGTACCCTGGTAGTTGCAGTTTCAAGGACCTTACAGAGTTTCAAAAACTAGATATgttctggttctggttgttGGAGTTTTTGATCTTGATACCTCAGTTGTTAAACTGGGGCCTCTGATGTCCCCAAATCCTCCCTCCCTAGGGACAGGGGATCTATCATGGTTATTCTAAtatgatttgttttttctacTTATGTGTACTACAGCTCAGTGGAGGGACAAGCTTACTCAACTCCGGTCTAGAAGAAGAAACTGGAAATGACATGTAGAGAATCATACCTTGCTGGGCAAACATCACCATTCAGTTTTCATCAGAATCATTTGCACTAAGACCACTTCACCTTTCTTTTATTGATGGACCCAGTCGTCCCAAGCAAAAAATGTATAGAAGCAATTGTTCAAGGCAGAAAAGATCAGCCAAATCAGCAAATGTGTATCCCCGGCTTCCACGTATGGGTAAGCTTgtgaataaatatatatatatataggtacaTAGAAGAAGTTCACAGCTAATGTAATGTTGGAACATGAACATTCCTTTTGTCTTGTGCTTCTTACCCTGTCAGTCTCTTGCAGTAAACCGTAAATAGTCTCCCTATCTCTGCAGGGATTAGAAAGATTGTGAATGTTATATAGATGGATGTTTGTCTTGTTTGTAAATCTATATGGAATGTGAATGCTGCTTCTGCCTTTGGTCATTATTATGCTTGTGGTCTCACACTTCATTCTCAGTTatttaccctttttcttttaatggaaCACAGATTTTTTACCCTTGAATGATCCTTGATGCCACCCCAAAGGTGCAGTTGTGGTATTGAAATGAATTGTTGGACCATGCGCAATGACTtatgtattcttttttttaatattatgtCTGAGCTTGTGAAAGAGGTTTATGGAAATCTGGTGCTCCAAGGAACCCTTCTCACAAAAAGGGTTTTTGTCCTACCACCACCACACCCAGCTCTGATTCCTCtgttaatttataatttttacaCATTCTGTCTAGAAATAACAGAGGacagttttctttcacccacgTAAAAATAGAATTTCTTAATTCACAGGTTCTGGTAGTTAGTGGGCATATTGGACTTCGGACAATAGAGGCAAAGGGAATAACGATACTCCAATGGTTAGATTCTCTTTAATGACGATGATGAAAAACTCTTGCCAAATAAAAATGCCTTTCTTTTTCAGGGGAGTATCACATTTCTATTACTTATAGACTTTATACAACTCATTCATTTAATTAACTAATCACAAAAGATATTTCATATCGTTATCTGAAATTAGAACAACAAAAGGAAATTAGGCATTTAAGAATGGTCATGCAACCCGTCTTCCCTTTCAATGTACCTTTCTGAACAATCGAGTGAAAGAAAATTATTGTGATCCACATTCATaaatttctctctaactaatttgaaaataaaaagtgGGTAATCCTTAATATGGCTGTTGTATTGTATATGATACCTATGTAACATCCCTTCTAATTGGGCTAAAACTAGAgtagctttttttttctctctttcggGGAAAAAGAACTTTGTCCGTCTACATGCCCCACGCCCAGACACATGGGGACATCTTGCCCTTGCCTCCACTTTCCCATGTGTCTGAGTGTGAGGAATGTAGAGAGGCAAAGTTCAACTTCCTATTTTTTCAAGGGAGAGGGTTTATTGAAAGGCAATATGGCCCCTAACCATCGTGGGGGCCAATGGAAACATGTGCCGAAATATCAACGGGGATAGGACAGTCATTTTATTCCCCTTTGTGTTTGGGTTTATATGAGCATT
Above is a window of Macadamia integrifolia cultivar HAES 741 unplaced genomic scaffold, SCU_Mint_v3 scaffold1190, whole genome shotgun sequence DNA encoding:
- the LOC122063102 gene encoding bifunctional nuclease 2-like, yielding MGTLQGSVVCPTVRSKQVGAFTLPVNGSFMKARTFRSGFWGLKGGLRDGVKVRTFLHQGHKEKCWTVHCSFSSSSNGNGSMADNFNENDEEYVNSSVVEAVEVKSGPDGFMIKMRDGRHIRCVHNIPQGGHLPDYAPHPAIVLKIEDGSDLFLPIIVMEMPSVMLMAAVRNVQIGRPTLYHVVKEMIEKMGYVVKLVRVTKRVHEAYFAQLYLTKVGEGTECVSFDLRPSDAINIAVRCQVPIQVNKYLVSSDGMRIVEPAKLAAQPPLSDGLLFTELDRPGGQPCVETKEFDLVRNMLIAAVEERYRDAAQWRDKLTQLRSRRRNWK